The following proteins come from a genomic window of Natronosalvus vescus:
- a CDS encoding NAD(+)/NADH kinase produces the protein MHGRRLATTEALIAVVSPESQGVLDTLESIAADRDIGLEAVDVGTDIDRVYDEDTATLGVTIGGDGTFFEGVKTFAPRGIPVLGVNTGTLSFLARVEPEDLDAALEETLSGRATVDNRQQVAVKTDGLEATGLNEVMVQHVPPQSPIDRKVTRLDVFANDEYVGEFEGTGLAVSTPTGSTGISLSANGPIHYPVNNQSIQLVPLHTHQIGVRPVVMAPSTEIRVYPVGPAILQVDGGRMYTTVAEDDEILITGAETPAHIVRTSYDDHFFTAITKKLGWDVRSEDGRPLRPDADRVRRTRFARRGRDAGSLSTSADVAHLLDEESFPPEHPIRRALEVAIEAAQSAGEPLRELHGRVESVTYKTDKTDIVTEADRQADRIITTTIATEFPDHGIFSEESGHRERSGPYTWVIDPLDGTGNFAHGNPNYAISIALAIDDTPVIGVVYVPETDELFAAVDGGEAWQNGNPLRTTSRERLDESMLLSGYDPDGSFLANFYQQTRGVRRLGSAALNLCYLASGSADAVWEYDTYPWDVAAGLVIARAAGSRVTDARGAPFAFDLETDTRKELLGSNGPLHPSLLSHLDSGVVNSASRQDG, from the coding sequence CGAGGCGGTCGACGTCGGTACGGACATCGATCGAGTCTACGACGAGGACACGGCAACGCTCGGGGTAACCATCGGCGGTGACGGAACGTTCTTCGAAGGCGTCAAAACGTTCGCTCCGCGTGGGATTCCCGTACTGGGGGTAAACACGGGCACCCTCTCGTTTCTGGCACGCGTCGAACCGGAGGATCTCGATGCCGCCCTCGAGGAGACGCTGAGCGGTCGGGCGACCGTCGACAACCGCCAGCAGGTGGCCGTCAAGACCGACGGGCTCGAGGCGACGGGGCTCAACGAGGTCATGGTACAACACGTCCCACCGCAGAGCCCCATCGATCGGAAGGTTACCCGTCTGGACGTGTTTGCGAACGACGAGTACGTCGGGGAGTTCGAGGGGACGGGACTTGCAGTATCGACGCCGACGGGATCCACCGGGATCTCCCTCTCGGCCAACGGACCGATCCATTACCCGGTCAACAACCAGTCGATCCAGCTCGTGCCCCTCCACACCCACCAGATCGGCGTTCGCCCGGTCGTCATGGCACCGTCGACCGAGATTCGGGTCTACCCCGTCGGCCCAGCAATCTTACAGGTCGACGGTGGCCGTATGTACACGACCGTCGCCGAGGACGACGAAATCCTGATCACGGGGGCCGAAACCCCCGCACACATCGTACGAACGAGCTACGACGACCACTTCTTCACGGCGATAACGAAAAAACTCGGCTGGGACGTTCGATCCGAAGATGGTCGTCCGCTCCGACCCGACGCTGATCGCGTCCGCCGGACGCGGTTCGCTCGGCGCGGTCGGGACGCTGGATCGCTTTCAACCAGTGCCGACGTCGCTCACCTCCTCGACGAGGAGTCGTTCCCGCCGGAACACCCGATCAGACGGGCGCTCGAGGTCGCGATCGAGGCTGCCCAGAGCGCGGGCGAGCCGTTACGGGAGCTTCACGGTCGGGTGGAGTCGGTCACTTACAAAACGGATAAGACCGACATCGTGACCGAGGCCGATCGGCAGGCCGATCGCATCATCACGACCACCATCGCGACGGAGTTTCCAGATCACGGCATTTTCTCGGAGGAAAGCGGCCACCGCGAGCGATCGGGGCCGTACACCTGGGTGATCGATCCGCTCGATGGTACCGGCAACTTCGCCCACGGCAATCCGAACTACGCGATTTCGATCGCGCTCGCGATCGACGATACGCCGGTCATCGGCGTCGTGTACGTTCCCGAGACCGACGAACTGTTCGCCGCGGTCGACGGTGGCGAGGCCTGGCAAAACGGTAACCCCTTGCGGACGACAAGCCGCGAGCGCCTCGACGAGAGCATGCTCCTCTCGGGGTACGACCCCGACGGATCGTTTCTCGCGAACTTTTACCAGCAGACGCGTGGTGTCCGGCGACTCGGCTCGGCAGCGCTGAACCTCTGCTATCTCGCGAGCGGGAGCGCCGACGCCGTCTGGGAGTACGACACCTACCCGTGGGACGTCGCCGCCGGTCTCGTCATCGCCCGCGCGGCCGGTTCCCGAGTGACCGACGCGCGGGGGGCCCCGTTCGCGTTCGACCTCGAGACGGATACTCGAAAGGAACTGCTCGGCTCGAACGGTCCGCTCCACCCGTCGCTCCTGTCCCACCTCGATTCGGGCGTCGTCAATTCCGCCAGCCGCCAGGACGGGTAG
- a CDS encoding fibrillarin-like rRNA/tRNA 2'-O-methyltransferase, with protein MREKPTLPTGVERRDVDGQSRLVTRGDPVYGEPTDGEWRVWDPNRSKLGAMFDLGVDTGLEGGETVLYLGAASGTTVSHVADFAGPTYAIEFAPRPTRDLLAAAESRPRLFPLLKDARKPETYAHVVEANVDVIVQDVATRGQADVALANRQFLADDGRLVLAIKARSEDVTAAPDAVFSNVREQLEEGYEVLEARRLDEYHTDHLGIIARPRD; from the coding sequence ATGCGTGAGAAACCGACGCTGCCGACCGGCGTCGAACGCCGCGACGTCGACGGTCAGTCACGGCTCGTCACCCGCGGTGACCCGGTGTACGGCGAGCCGACAGATGGGGAGTGGCGCGTCTGGGATCCGAACCGGTCGAAACTCGGCGCGATGTTCGATCTCGGAGTGGACACCGGCCTCGAGGGCGGCGAAACCGTCCTCTATCTGGGCGCGGCGAGCGGGACGACCGTCAGTCACGTCGCGGACTTCGCTGGGCCGACCTATGCTATCGAGTTCGCGCCACGACCGACGCGGGACTTGCTCGCGGCAGCCGAAAGTCGACCACGGTTGTTCCCGCTGTTGAAAGACGCCAGAAAGCCGGAAACGTACGCACACGTCGTCGAAGCGAACGTGGACGTGATCGTCCAGGACGTCGCGACCCGGGGACAGGCCGACGTCGCGCTCGCAAACCGACAGTTCCTCGCGGACGACGGACGGCTCGTCCTCGCGATCAAAGCCCGCAGCGAGGACGTGACTGCGGCGCCGGATGCAGTCTTTTCGAACGTTCGAGAGCAGCTCGAGGAAGGGTACGAGGTACTCGAGGCGCGTCGACTGGACGAGTATCATACCGACCACCTGGGAATCATCGCCCGGCCTCGAGACTGA
- a CDS encoding NOP5/NOP56 family protein → MSDDGWFVDADEADRHDRIRAGSTLAPTDWPARAVESGFAADEDAYYDALYDATMAATRAAVTAREQADDQQLVHAIRALDDCQRTANELAERLAEWGGTVDPEAETGVDYARTLVERERGRERERGREREDTTTTTDADLEPDDPLEPVISLARRVDDLAAEADRLEAYVKRRASVVAPNLSALAGPVLAARLLSLAGGLESLAKKPSGTVQVLGAEEALFAHLRGHASSPKHGIIFTHEAVRGTRLDDRGSAARALAGKLSIAARIDHYSGEYRPELEAELADRIETIQARADDGGSDDA, encoded by the coding sequence ATGAGTGACGATGGGTGGTTCGTCGACGCCGACGAGGCAGACCGACACGATCGAATCCGTGCTGGATCAACGTTGGCCCCCACCGACTGGCCGGCACGGGCCGTCGAGTCCGGGTTCGCCGCCGACGAAGACGCCTACTACGACGCCCTCTACGACGCCACGATGGCGGCCACCCGGGCTGCGGTCACGGCTCGCGAGCAAGCCGACGATCAACAGCTCGTCCACGCGATCCGCGCCCTGGATGACTGTCAGCGAACGGCGAACGAACTCGCCGAACGACTCGCCGAGTGGGGTGGCACGGTCGACCCCGAGGCGGAAACCGGAGTTGACTACGCCCGCACGCTCGTCGAGCGCGAACGTGGACGTGAGCGTGAGCGTGGACGTGAACGGGAAGACACCACCACCACCACCGACGCCGATCTCGAGCCGGACGATCCCCTCGAGCCTGTCATCTCACTGGCCCGGCGGGTCGATGACCTCGCCGCCGAAGCCGACCGCCTCGAGGCGTACGTGAAGCGTCGCGCGTCGGTCGTCGCACCGAACCTCTCGGCGCTGGCCGGCCCGGTGCTCGCGGCGAGATTGCTCTCGCTGGCGGGTGGACTCGAATCGCTTGCGAAGAAACCCTCGGGTACCGTCCAGGTGCTCGGCGCAGAGGAAGCGCTGTTCGCCCACCTTCGAGGCCACGCGAGTTCGCCGAAGCACGGGATTATCTTCACCCACGAGGCCGTTCGTGGGACGCGACTGGACGATCGGGGGTCGGCCGCCCGCGCCCTGGCAGGCAAGCTGTCGATAGCGGCTCGGATCGACCACTATTCAGGTGAATACCGTCCGGAACTCGAGGCCGAACTCGCCGATCGGATCGAGACGATACAGGCTCGAGCGGACGACGGAGGATCGGACGATGCGTGA
- a CDS encoding TrmB family transcriptional regulator, with translation MDADHVDELTTLGLSSYEARAYATLVENGVMTADDVASTADVPLGRIYDVLNTLVERSLVRADDGRPRTYTHVDPSVAIDRLLERRQSELEAKHSEYERTAATARQVLTELTDRDQTDQFAASALHDDAARELVLEQFVRATDTIRIGLTDVPFEPAYRDSYIGQLEECAHAGITVRILGGTIDDRSNDVARLYDAGVRFRRIERDPARRVVVIDGREACVEVLDPFQATNRLAVVNFRDEAVATDLAARFDEYWRRAGPGL, from the coding sequence ATGGATGCCGATCACGTCGACGAGCTCACCACGCTCGGGCTCTCGAGTTACGAAGCGCGCGCGTACGCGACACTCGTCGAAAACGGTGTCATGACGGCTGACGACGTCGCGTCGACGGCCGACGTCCCGCTAGGTCGAATTTACGACGTCCTCAACACACTCGTCGAGCGAAGTCTCGTGCGAGCGGACGATGGTCGACCACGAACGTACACCCACGTCGATCCGTCAGTCGCCATCGACCGATTGCTCGAGCGCCGACAGAGCGAACTCGAAGCCAAACACAGCGAGTACGAACGGACGGCTGCGACCGCCCGACAGGTGCTCACCGAACTCACCGACCGGGACCAGACCGATCAGTTCGCAGCCAGCGCGCTCCACGACGACGCCGCACGCGAACTCGTCCTCGAGCAGTTCGTCCGGGCAACCGATACGATTCGGATCGGACTCACCGATGTCCCCTTCGAGCCTGCGTACAGAGACTCGTACATCGGACAGCTCGAGGAGTGTGCACACGCGGGCATTACCGTCCGGATTCTGGGTGGGACGATCGACGACAGATCGAACGACGTCGCTCGTCTGTACGATGCGGGTGTTCGCTTTCGACGGATCGAACGCGATCCTGCCCGTCGCGTCGTCGTCATCGACGGCCGTGAGGCCTGTGTCGAAGTTCTCGACCCGTTCCAGGCGACAAACCGACTCGCCGTCGTCAACTTCCGTGACGAGGCCGTCGCCACCGATCTCGCCGCACGCTTCGACGAGTACTGGCGACGAGCGGGGCCCGGACTGTGA